A genomic stretch from Nocardia wallacei includes:
- a CDS encoding helix-turn-helix domain-containing protein, protein MAQEPEVSDQNTGESAETSAAGERVGRVVNAAHDIGGFIRSQREAAQVSLRQLAQLAGVSNPYLSQIERGLRNPSAEVLAQIAKGLRVSSEVLYVRAGYLEQRPSSPVRDALLADTVITERQKQVLLDIYESFRRENAGNDVGGDNEVPHHATDGSTIEVPPRQENETS, encoded by the coding sequence ATGGCACAGGAGCCCGAGGTTTCCGACCAGAACACCGGGGAATCCGCAGAGACGTCTGCGGCCGGAGAACGGGTGGGCCGCGTCGTCAACGCGGCACACGACATCGGAGGCTTCATCCGGTCGCAGCGAGAGGCCGCGCAGGTCTCGCTGCGTCAGCTCGCACAACTGGCGGGGGTGAGCAATCCGTATCTCAGTCAGATCGAGCGCGGATTGCGCAACCCGTCCGCCGAGGTGCTCGCGCAGATCGCGAAGGGTCTGCGGGTCTCCTCGGAGGTCTTGTACGTGCGGGCCGGCTACCTCGAACAGAGGCCGTCGAGCCCGGTCCGGGACGCCCTGCTGGCCGACACGGTGATCACCGAACGGCAGAAGCAGGTGCTGCTGGACATCTACGAATCGTTCCGCCGGGAAAACGCGGGGAACGACGTCGGAGGGGACAACGAGGTTCCGCATCACGCCACCGATGGCAGCACTATCGAAGTTCCGCCACGCCAGGAGAACGAGACATCATGA
- a CDS encoding polyphosphate kinase 2 family protein has protein sequence MATSPWSEPVTQALRADGIELAALHPSATPGFSGGKTEGTRLLAERSRVLSNLQEKLFANGRSGDARSVLLVLQGMDTAGKGGIVRHVIGSVDPQGVDHAAFGVPTAEEQRHHYLWRIRKRLPRGGQIGVFDRSHYEDVLVVRVHNLVPPEVWSARYDEINEFERELVDAGTTLVKVAMFVSLDEQKRRLAERLNRRDKYWKFNPADIDERAFWPAYRDAYQAMLDRTSTDYAPWYVLPADRKWFSRLAVTELLIDALSGLDLDWPPARFDVEEQKRRLAAS, from the coding sequence ATGGCGACATCCCCGTGGTCCGAACCGGTCACCCAGGCCCTGCGCGCCGACGGCATCGAGCTGGCCGCGCTGCACCCGTCCGCCACCCCGGGCTTCTCGGGCGGCAAGACGGAGGGCACGCGGCTGTTGGCCGAGCGCAGCCGGGTGTTGTCGAACCTGCAGGAGAAGCTGTTCGCCAACGGCCGCTCGGGCGATGCCCGCAGCGTGCTGCTGGTGCTGCAGGGCATGGACACCGCGGGTAAGGGCGGGATCGTCCGGCACGTCATCGGCTCGGTGGATCCGCAGGGCGTCGACCATGCCGCCTTCGGCGTGCCCACCGCCGAGGAGCAGCGTCACCACTATCTGTGGCGGATCCGCAAGCGGCTGCCGCGCGGCGGGCAGATCGGGGTGTTCGATCGCTCGCACTACGAGGACGTGCTGGTGGTCCGGGTGCACAACCTGGTGCCGCCGGAAGTGTGGAGCGCCCGCTACGACGAGATCAACGAGTTCGAGCGCGAATTGGTCGACGCCGGCACCACACTGGTGAAGGTGGCCATGTTCGTGTCACTGGACGAGCAGAAGCGACGGCTGGCCGAGCGGCTGAACCGGCGCGACAAGTATTGGAAGTTCAACCCGGCCGATATCGACGAACGCGCCTTCTGGCCCGCGTACCGGGACGCCTACCAGGCGATGCTGGACCGCACCTCGACCGATTACGCCCCGTGGTACGTGCTGCCCGCCGACCGGAAATGGTTCTCCCGGCTGGCGGTCACCGAATTGCTGATCGATGCGCTGAGCGGTCTGGACCTGGACTGGCCGCCCGCCCGATTCGACGTCGAGGAACAGAAACGCCGACTCGCGGCCTCCTGA
- a CDS encoding heparin-binding hemagglutinin, which yields MTESHATTATVRPLYATVGAGDALYAAVNDLVEKVRERAATADVSGRVEEARERLSNLPADAQEQLDALRQRVAALPSELPDDIAELRERFTPEELRRLADQYYHQLLDLYADLAERGEETVGRLRSENTGFDEQFGRVEGLYTDLATRAEDVFGKVSEQARGLLGQKVAAEPVAAEPVVDAEVVQVTTEPTPTTEAAKKAPAKKAPAKKAPAKKTTTAKK from the coding sequence ATGACCGAATCCCACGCCACCACAGCCACCGTGCGACCGCTCTACGCGACGGTCGGTGCCGGCGACGCGTTGTACGCCGCCGTGAACGACCTGGTCGAGAAGGTCCGTGAGCGCGCCGCCACCGCCGATGTCAGCGGCCGGGTCGAGGAGGCGCGCGAGCGCCTGTCGAACCTGCCGGCCGATGCCCAGGAGCAGCTCGACGCGCTGCGCCAGCGGGTCGCCGCACTGCCCTCGGAGCTGCCCGACGACATCGCCGAGCTGCGCGAGCGCTTCACTCCCGAGGAGCTGCGCCGCCTGGCCGACCAGTACTACCACCAGCTGCTGGACCTGTACGCCGATCTCGCCGAGCGCGGTGAGGAGACGGTCGGCCGCCTGCGTTCGGAGAACACCGGCTTCGACGAGCAGTTCGGCCGCGTCGAGGGCCTCTACACCGACCTCGCCACCCGCGCCGAGGACGTCTTCGGCAAGGTGAGCGAGCAGGCCCGCGGCCTGCTGGGGCAGAAGGTCGCCGCCGAGCCCGTGGCCGCCGAGCCCGTGGTCGACGCCGAGGTCGTGCAGGTGACCACCGAGCCCACGCCGACCACCGAGGCGGCGAAGAAGGCGCCCGCCAAGAAGGCTCCGGCCAAGAAGGCGCCCGCCAAGAAGACCACCACCGCCAAGAAGTAG
- a CDS encoding alpha/beta fold hydrolase: protein MRATLPTPMAEIADRVRALLRAHRANLRTRVYGTAALNPPAAPVEVVPVTTADGTRLRVHAYGPADGDVIVLVHGWTCCIEYWNPQINAFAGDYRVIAYDQRGHGESELGDSPLTTDLLAEDLATVLAATLRPGRRAVLVGHSLGGMTIQAWAGRYPEQVARHAAAVVLTNTASGDLIAETTVVPLYNRGLMALPVALGRHGLGSPIVFPPIAPVKWIFRRQIMSLGSTGDIAEFGLSIVRSCPASVRARFGRLLADLALGACAANLTVPTTVVAGKFDDMTPLVHSQRIVEMLRGAGSFERLAVLPTGHLGNVEAYREFNEELERVLTSTYAAREASA, encoded by the coding sequence ATGCGGGCAACGCTGCCTACGCCGATGGCGGAGATCGCGGACCGGGTCCGGGCTCTGCTGCGGGCGCATCGCGCCAACCTGCGCACCCGGGTCTACGGGACCGCCGCGCTGAACCCGCCGGCCGCGCCGGTCGAGGTCGTGCCGGTGACCACCGCGGACGGCACCCGGCTGCGGGTGCACGCCTACGGTCCCGCCGACGGCGACGTCATCGTGCTGGTGCACGGCTGGACGTGCTGCATCGAATACTGGAACCCGCAGATCAACGCCTTCGCCGGCGACTACCGCGTGATCGCCTACGACCAGCGCGGGCACGGCGAGAGCGAACTGGGCGACAGCCCGCTGACCACCGATCTGCTGGCCGAGGACCTGGCCACCGTGCTCGCCGCGACGCTGCGGCCCGGCCGCCGCGCGGTACTGGTCGGCCACAGTCTCGGCGGCATGACCATCCAGGCCTGGGCCGGACGCTATCCGGAGCAGGTCGCGCGGCACGCGGCGGCGGTGGTGCTGACCAACACCGCCTCCGGCGACCTGATCGCCGAGACCACCGTGGTGCCGCTCTACAACCGCGGGTTGATGGCCCTGCCCGTCGCCCTCGGCCGCCACGGGCTGGGCAGTCCGATCGTGTTCCCGCCCATCGCGCCGGTGAAGTGGATCTTCCGGCGGCAGATCATGAGCCTGGGGTCCACCGGCGACATCGCCGAGTTCGGGTTGTCCATCGTGCGGTCGTGCCCGGCGAGCGTGCGGGCGCGGTTCGGGCGGCTGCTGGCCGACCTGGCGCTCGGCGCCTGCGCGGCGAATCTCACCGTGCCGACCACCGTCGTGGCGGGCAAGTTCGACGATATGACACCGCTGGTGCACTCCCAGCGCATCGTCGAAATGCTCCGTGGCGCAGGCAGCTTCGAGCGTCTGGCCGTGCTGCCGACAGGGCATCTGGGCAATGTCGAGGCCTATCGCGAGTTCAACGAGGAGCTCGAGCGGGTGCTCACCTCGACCTACGCCGCGCGAGAGGCCAGCGCCTGA
- a CDS encoding ABC1 kinase family protein produces the protein MAKELPTSRFARGTKLGVAVAGNVIRAQRTRRSMRGRSEAVRARMAEESMLRATEQMVMVLGTMKGVAMKLGQMLSVLDLDLVPPEHRERFQKRLAVLRDSAPNVSFDTMRAVIEEDYGRPLAETFAEFEPEPIAAASIGQVYRARLHDGRRVAVKVQYPGIDVAVRADLKNLAMFRRVLQSAMPWVTPAVLDELRLNLESELDYVAEANTQRQIADLYADHPFIVVPATMPELSSTRVLVSEYFPGRGFEEIRGLPAAERNRVGEIIYRFYVGSLFTFNEFCGDPHPGNLLLGEDGRVAFLDFGLFNRMDPKHVQAEIAGIRAAAEDRAEDLWQIMIDRGVIDAPEEVTPEECLEYVLAACEWAVLDEELTITPELASGAFVLAVDPRAGEYAGMKQQNLPPEHLFSRRADFLTFGVLGQLEATANWHRIAREWLYGDPPVTELGKLHHAWLAQRPDLVTRTTAPERKQTTGKRRKKA, from the coding sequence ATGGCGAAAGAGCTGCCGACGTCCAGATTCGCCCGGGGGACGAAACTGGGCGTGGCCGTGGCCGGCAACGTCATTCGCGCGCAGCGCACCCGCCGATCCATGCGCGGCCGCTCGGAGGCGGTGCGGGCGCGGATGGCCGAGGAGTCGATGCTGCGCGCGACCGAGCAGATGGTGATGGTGCTGGGCACCATGAAGGGCGTCGCCATGAAGCTCGGTCAGATGCTGTCCGTGCTGGATCTGGACCTGGTGCCGCCCGAGCATCGCGAACGCTTCCAGAAGCGGCTGGCCGTGCTGCGCGACAGCGCGCCCAACGTGTCCTTCGACACCATGCGCGCGGTGATCGAGGAGGACTACGGCCGCCCGCTGGCGGAGACCTTCGCCGAGTTCGAGCCGGAGCCGATCGCGGCCGCCTCGATCGGCCAGGTGTACCGGGCCCGGCTGCACGACGGCCGCCGGGTCGCGGTGAAGGTGCAGTACCCCGGCATCGACGTGGCGGTGCGCGCGGATCTGAAGAATCTGGCGATGTTCCGGCGCGTGCTGCAGTCGGCGATGCCGTGGGTGACGCCCGCGGTGCTCGACGAGCTGCGGCTGAATCTGGAGAGCGAACTCGACTACGTCGCCGAGGCGAATACCCAACGCCAGATCGCCGACCTGTACGCCGACCATCCGTTCATCGTGGTCCCGGCCACCATGCCGGAGCTGTCGAGCACCCGCGTGCTGGTGAGCGAGTACTTCCCCGGGCGCGGCTTCGAGGAGATCCGCGGGCTGCCCGCGGCCGAGCGAAACCGGGTGGGCGAGATCATCTATCGGTTCTACGTGGGCTCACTGTTCACCTTCAACGAGTTCTGCGGCGACCCGCACCCGGGCAATCTGCTGCTGGGCGAGGACGGCCGGGTGGCGTTCCTGGACTTCGGCCTGTTCAACCGGATGGACCCCAAGCACGTGCAGGCCGAGATCGCCGGGATCCGCGCCGCGGCCGAGGACCGCGCGGAAGACCTGTGGCAGATCATGATCGACCGCGGCGTCATCGACGCGCCCGAGGAGGTCACGCCGGAGGAATGCCTGGAATACGTGCTCGCCGCGTGCGAGTGGGCGGTGCTGGACGAGGAGCTGACCATCACCCCCGAACTGGCCAGCGGCGCGTTCGTGCTGGCCGTGGACCCGCGAGCGGGTGAGTACGCCGGGATGAAGCAGCAGAACCTGCCGCCGGAGCACCTGTTCTCCCGCCGCGCGGACTTCCTCACCTTCGGCGTGCTGGGCCAGTTGGAGGCGACCGCCAACTGGCACCGCATCGCCCGCGAATGGCTCTACGGCGATCCGCCGGTCACCGAACTGGGCAAGCTGCACCACGCCTGGCTCGCGCAGCGACCCGATCTCGTCACCCGGACCACCGCACCAGAGCGCAAGCAGACCACCGGGAAACGACGCAAAAAAGCGTGA
- the purU gene encoding formyltetrahydrofolate deformylase, translating to MSSAADDRRYVLMLGCPDRPGIIARITSFIAEFGGSIMEAGYHSDTASGWFFTRQAVKAATVPFELAELRDRFAAVAAELGPETDWQLLDSGARRRAVLLVSRDGHCLHDLLGRATGGELPATIEAVIGNHPDLAEMTRAHGVPFHHVPFPKDPAERGPAFEQVRELVDAHDPDAVVLARFMQVLPAELCEHWAGRAINIHHSFLPSFVGARPYHQAYARGVKLIGATCHYVTAELDAGPIIEQDVIRIDHADTAHDMVRQGRDIERVVLARGLRWHLEGRVLVHGRRTVVFD from the coding sequence ATGAGTTCCGCTGCCGACGACCGCCGTTACGTGCTGATGCTGGGCTGTCCGGACCGGCCGGGCATCATCGCCCGGATCACCTCGTTCATCGCCGAGTTCGGGGGGTCGATCATGGAGGCCGGTTATCACTCGGATACCGCGTCGGGGTGGTTCTTCACGCGGCAGGCCGTCAAGGCGGCGACGGTGCCGTTCGAGCTGGCGGAGTTGCGCGACCGTTTCGCGGCGGTGGCGGCGGAGCTGGGTCCAGAAACCGATTGGCAGCTATTGGATTCCGGGGCGCGGCGGCGCGCGGTGCTGCTGGTCAGCCGGGACGGGCACTGCCTGCACGACCTGCTGGGCCGCGCCACCGGCGGCGAACTGCCCGCCACCATCGAGGCGGTGATCGGCAACCACCCGGACCTGGCTGAGATGACCCGGGCGCACGGCGTGCCGTTCCATCACGTGCCCTTCCCGAAGGACCCGGCCGAGCGTGGCCCGGCCTTCGAACAGGTTCGCGAACTGGTGGACGCGCACGATCCGGATGCCGTGGTGCTGGCGCGGTTCATGCAGGTGCTCCCGGCGGAGCTGTGCGAGCACTGGGCGGGCCGGGCAATCAACATCCACCACAGTTTCCTGCCCTCGTTCGTCGGCGCCCGCCCCTACCACCAGGCCTACGCGCGCGGCGTGAAACTCATCGGCGCGACCTGCCACTACGTGACCGCCGAACTGGACGCGGGGCCGATCATCGAGCAGGACGTGATCCGCATCGACCACGCCGACACCGCCCACGACATGGTCCGCCAGGGCCGCGATATCGAACGGGTGGTTCTCGCCCGGGGCCTGCGCTGGCACCTGGAGGGCCGAGTCCTCGTGCACGGCCGTCGCACCGTCGTGTTCGACTGA
- a CDS encoding alpha/beta fold hydrolase, which yields MLVKLPETVTGLLSGTDALTAAYRARLRGRTYATAALNAAPSPEVIPVTTRDGISLRVQAYGPADGDVIVLIHGWSCCIEYWNPQINAFADRYRVVAFDLRGHGASEVGKREFGAEQLADDLSDVLDAVLRPGQRAVLVGHSMGGITIQAWAQHYPEQVIERASAVLLATTTFGSIASETQVLPFFNDLVPAPIWLGRALFGTPVPLPSGFAVRSIFKARILNRAATAEQAEFGLSIVRSCRPQVRGRFALALADLDLPEAAANITVPTSVIAGEYDRLLPKRMSQRIADVLAETGHLDRYTVLPTGHLPNIEAPQEFNAELHRVVRLGQRGRGAVAS from the coding sequence ATGCTGGTGAAGCTGCCCGAAACGGTGACCGGCCTGCTGAGCGGGACCGACGCGCTGACCGCCGCCTACCGCGCCCGGTTGCGTGGCCGCACCTACGCCACCGCGGCTCTCAACGCCGCCCCCTCACCCGAGGTCATCCCCGTCACCACCCGCGACGGCATCAGTCTGCGGGTGCAGGCCTACGGCCCCGCCGACGGCGATGTGATCGTGCTGATCCACGGCTGGTCGTGCTGCATCGAATACTGGAACCCACAGATCAACGCTTTCGCCGACCGGTATCGCGTGGTGGCGTTCGACCTGCGCGGCCACGGCGCCAGCGAGGTCGGCAAGCGCGAATTCGGCGCCGAACAGCTGGCCGACGACCTGTCCGACGTCCTCGACGCGGTACTGCGGCCGGGTCAGCGAGCGGTGCTGGTCGGTCACAGCATGGGCGGCATCACGATTCAGGCGTGGGCGCAGCACTATCCGGAGCAGGTCATCGAGCGCGCGTCCGCGGTGCTGCTGGCCACCACCACCTTCGGCTCCATCGCCTCGGAGACCCAGGTGCTGCCGTTCTTCAATGATCTTGTCCCCGCGCCGATCTGGCTGGGCCGGGCACTGTTCGGCACCCCCGTGCCGTTGCCGAGCGGTTTCGCCGTGCGGTCGATCTTCAAGGCGCGCATCCTGAATCGTGCCGCGACGGCCGAGCAGGCCGAGTTCGGGCTCTCGATCGTGCGCTCCTGCCGACCACAGGTCCGCGGCCGATTCGCGCTCGCGCTGGCGGATCTCGATCTGCCCGAGGCCGCCGCCAACATCACCGTGCCCACCAGCGTGATCGCCGGTGAGTACGACCGGCTGCTGCCCAAGCGCATGTCCCAGCGGATCGCCGACGTGCTCGCCGAGACCGGCCACCTGGACCGCTACACCGTGCTGCCGACGGGACACCTGCCGAATATCGAAGCGCCGCAGGAGTTCAACGCCGAACTGCACCGGGTGGTGCGGCTCGGGCAACGCGGGCGGGGCGCGGTCGCCAGCTGA
- a CDS encoding saccharopine dehydrogenase family protein, with protein sequence MADREFDLVLFGATGFVGRLTAEYLAGAAPAGARIALAGRSPEKLTKIRDGLGPAAAEWPLLVADSTDQCALEGLVARTRVVVTTVGPYLRYGLPLAQACAQAGTHYADLTGEPLFIRECIDRFHEQAVASGAKIVNSCGYDSIPSDLSVYRLYRRSVEDNTGELTETTLVAWLKGGASGGTIDSGRAMMEAIAADPAKGSVLAHPYSLSPDKSMEPDVGRQSDQALTRAANIDPSLDGWVTTFVMAAHNTKIVRRSNGLLGWVYGKNFHYREVMSAGKSAAAPLVAAGIAGGIAAGMATGALLSKVSAGRRLLDRVLPKPGTGPSEEARRNGWFTMKTFAHTTSGAKYVCTFAGQGDPGYQATAVLLGESGLCLAYDELPELAGVLTPAAAMADPLTDRLRKAGMTIEVERAA encoded by the coding sequence ATGGCAGACAGGGAATTCGATCTCGTGCTGTTCGGCGCGACCGGTTTCGTCGGCAGGCTCACCGCCGAATACCTGGCGGGCGCCGCACCGGCCGGGGCCCGGATCGCCCTGGCGGGCCGCTCACCGGAGAAGCTGACCAAGATCCGCGACGGGCTGGGCCCGGCGGCGGCGGAATGGCCGCTGCTGGTGGCGGATTCGACCGATCAGTGCGCACTGGAGGGACTCGTCGCGCGCACCCGGGTCGTGGTCACCACCGTCGGCCCGTACCTGCGCTACGGCCTGCCGCTGGCGCAGGCGTGCGCGCAGGCCGGTACCCACTACGCCGACCTCACCGGCGAGCCGCTGTTCATCCGCGAATGCATCGACCGGTTCCACGAGCAGGCGGTGGCGAGCGGTGCGAAGATCGTGAATTCCTGTGGCTACGATTCGATTCCGTCGGATCTGAGCGTGTACCGGCTGTACCGGCGCTCGGTCGAGGACAACACCGGCGAACTCACCGAGACCACCCTGGTCGCCTGGCTGAAGGGCGGCGCCAGCGGCGGCACCATCGACTCCGGGCGCGCCATGATGGAGGCGATCGCCGCCGACCCGGCCAAGGGGTCGGTGCTGGCGCATCCGTATTCGCTGAGCCCGGACAAGTCGATGGAGCCCGACGTCGGGCGGCAGTCCGATCAGGCACTGACCCGCGCGGCCAACATCGACCCGAGTCTCGACGGCTGGGTCACCACATTCGTGATGGCCGCGCACAACACCAAGATCGTGCGGCGCAGCAACGGCCTGCTGGGCTGGGTGTACGGCAAGAATTTCCACTATCGCGAGGTGATGAGCGCCGGCAAGTCGGCCGCCGCGCCGCTGGTCGCGGCCGGTATCGCCGGTGGCATCGCGGCGGGCATGGCGACCGGGGCGCTGTTGTCGAAGGTGTCGGCGGGCCGCCGGCTGCTCGACCGGGTGCTGCCGAAGCCGGGCACCGGTCCCAGCGAGGAGGCCCGCCGCAACGGCTGGTTCACCATGAAGACCTTCGCGCACACCACCTCCGGCGCGAAGTACGTCTGTACCTTTGCCGGACAGGGCGATCCGGGTTACCAGGCCACCGCGGTCCTGCTCGGCGAGTCCGGCCTCTGCCTGGCCTACGACGAATTGCCCGAGCTGGCAGGCGTTCTCACCCCGGCGGCGGCGATGGCCGATCCACTCACCGACCGCTTGCGTAAGGCCGGAATGACCATCGAGGTCGAGCGGGCCGCATAA
- a CDS encoding ESX secretion-associated protein EspG has protein sequence MKWVLTPDEFTHVWATETGLDRRPYPVNLLPAATARTESEYAALGLRHRYARNTDPDLTAALMLCARTDATTITITGQRAGADPATPERILAFAAVVHHHAGLLVAGADTVTVTVCHARALGAKLVEVVGSAPPGRQAAMREPQDEVLKPDPPPPLATNGRGGAARFRRKLREPVDARGFITVSVAPDNPMSPPTRHRTWLDFSGDGRYLLTTAADLVLTPVSDTDFASQLMKLAGIH, from the coding sequence GTGAAATGGGTTCTCACCCCGGACGAGTTCACGCACGTCTGGGCCACCGAGACCGGCCTGGACCGCCGTCCTTACCCCGTAAATTTGCTACCCGCGGCCACAGCCCGCACCGAATCCGAGTACGCCGCACTGGGTTTGCGGCACCGCTACGCCCGCAACACCGATCCGGACCTGACCGCGGCGCTGATGCTGTGCGCCCGGACCGACGCCACCACCATCACGATCACCGGCCAGCGCGCGGGCGCCGACCCTGCCACACCGGAACGCATCCTCGCCTTCGCCGCCGTCGTGCACCATCACGCCGGACTCCTCGTCGCGGGCGCCGACACCGTGACCGTCACGGTCTGCCACGCCCGCGCGCTGGGCGCCAAGCTGGTGGAGGTGGTCGGCTCGGCGCCGCCCGGCCGCCAGGCGGCAATGCGTGAACCGCAGGACGAGGTGCTGAAACCGGACCCGCCGCCCCCGCTCGCCACCAATGGCCGCGGCGGCGCCGCCCGCTTCCGCCGCAAACTGCGCGAACCGGTCGACGCCCGCGGTTTCATCACGGTGAGCGTGGCCCCCGACAATCCGATGTCGCCGCCCACCCGGCACCGCACCTGGCTGGACTTCAGCGGCGACGGCCGCTACCTGCTGACCACGGCCGCCGACCTGGTACTGACCCCGGTCTCCGACACCGACTTCGCGAGCCAGCTGATGAAGCTCGCGGGCATCCACTGA
- a CDS encoding DUF2516 family protein yields MGAVYSVTGAILLVLWLAALGATIFALVHAVRQRPDAFTAVDKLTKPIWVGILVAALAFLLLARTPVGLLGIIAVVATGVYLADVRPKVDEVQRGPRW; encoded by the coding sequence ATGGGAGCTGTGTACTCCGTGACTGGTGCAATCCTGTTGGTGTTGTGGCTCGCTGCGCTGGGCGCGACCATCTTTGCGCTGGTCCACGCGGTCCGGCAGCGCCCGGACGCGTTCACCGCCGTCGACAAGCTGACCAAGCCGATCTGGGTCGGCATCCTGGTCGCCGCGCTGGCGTTCCTGCTGTTGGCTCGGACCCCGGTCGGCCTGCTCGGCATCATCGCCGTGGTCGCCACCGGCGTCTACCTGGCCGACGTGCGGCCGAAGGTCGACGAGGTGCAGCGCGGTCCGCGCTGGTAG
- a CDS encoding TetR/AcrR family transcriptional regulator, giving the protein MDGRKKRWHQHKIDRREELVDGTLAAIRKRGGEVGMDEIAAEIGVSKTVLYRYFSDKSDLTRATMERFIETTLMPRIYEAISDDLDEYELVRNTLAAYVHTVDADTDVYRFIMGNGSTTDKSTLADFEKLFADVVAAVLLDKAFDRGIETEGVQLYAYVLVGGVQLATDWWITNRTMSADMMLDHMTMMAWSAIEGMVRASGSPAKFNAAPHHLPEPGEAAE; this is encoded by the coding sequence GTGGACGGGCGCAAGAAGCGCTGGCATCAACACAAGATCGACCGTCGCGAGGAACTGGTCGACGGCACGCTGGCCGCGATCCGCAAACGCGGCGGCGAGGTCGGCATGGACGAGATCGCCGCCGAGATCGGCGTCTCGAAAACCGTCCTCTACCGGTACTTCTCGGATAAGAGCGACCTGACCCGCGCGACCATGGAGCGATTCATCGAGACCACCCTGATGCCGCGTATCTACGAGGCCATCAGCGACGATCTCGACGAGTACGAGCTGGTGCGCAACACCCTCGCCGCCTACGTGCACACCGTCGACGCCGATACCGACGTGTACCGGTTCATCATGGGCAACGGCTCCACCACCGACAAGTCCACGCTCGCCGACTTCGAGAAGCTGTTCGCCGACGTGGTGGCCGCGGTGCTGCTGGACAAGGCGTTCGACCGCGGCATCGAGACCGAGGGCGTCCAGCTCTACGCGTACGTGCTGGTCGGCGGCGTCCAGCTGGCGACCGACTGGTGGATCACCAACCGCACCATGAGCGCCGACATGATGCTCGACCACATGACGATGATGGCCTGGAGCGCCATCGAGGGCATGGTGCGCGCGAGCGGTTCCCCGGCGAAGTTCAACGCCGCCCCGCACCACCTCCCGGAGCCCGGCGAAGCCGCGGAATAG
- a CDS encoding DUF445 domain-containing protein, giving the protein MDESGKKRDLRRMKIVATGFLVAATLVYLFCCWLGSRGGGGSWVGYVRAASEAGMVGALADWFAVTALFRHPLGLPIPHTAIIRKKKDQLGTSLGDFVRTNFLSPDTVAEKVNSAQFSLRLGRWMADADHAARVSEESSTILRAIIGALRDEDVEQIIDNTIVKRIAEPQWGPPIGRVLSELLADNRQAPLLDLLAERAHQWALGSQETLDRIVMRDAPSWAPKFVNVLLSERIYRELVEFTWKIRSDPEHEVRSAANRFLEEFANDLQYDEAMIAKAERVKAEIMGREEITGMARATWRAAKRMILESADDPHSTLRRKITENVQQLGQRLVDEPPLRERVDSWVERGVRYLVSNYGAEIATLISDTVARWDADEASRKIELQAGRDLQFIRINGTVVGSLAGLAIYAISHALFPGWSA; this is encoded by the coding sequence ATGGACGAGTCCGGCAAGAAGCGCGATCTGCGCCGGATGAAGATCGTGGCGACCGGCTTCCTGGTCGCCGCCACGCTGGTCTATCTGTTCTGTTGCTGGCTCGGCTCGCGCGGCGGTGGCGGGTCGTGGGTCGGCTATGTGCGCGCGGCGTCGGAGGCGGGCATGGTCGGCGCGCTGGCCGACTGGTTCGCGGTGACGGCGCTGTTCCGGCATCCGCTCGGCCTGCCGATTCCGCACACCGCGATCATCCGCAAGAAGAAGGATCAGCTCGGCACCAGCCTGGGCGATTTCGTGCGGACCAATTTCCTGTCGCCGGACACGGTGGCGGAGAAGGTGAATTCGGCTCAGTTCTCGCTGCGACTGGGACGCTGGATGGCCGACGCCGATCACGCCGCCCGCGTGTCGGAGGAGTCGTCGACGATTCTGCGCGCGATCATCGGCGCGCTGCGGGACGAGGACGTCGAGCAGATCATCGACAACACCATCGTCAAACGCATCGCCGAACCGCAGTGGGGTCCACCGATCGGGCGCGTGCTCTCGGAATTGCTGGCCGACAACCGGCAGGCGCCGCTACTGGATCTGCTCGCCGAGCGCGCGCACCAGTGGGCGTTGGGCAGCCAGGAGACCCTGGACCGGATCGTGATGCGCGACGCGCCGTCGTGGGCGCCGAAATTCGTCAATGTGCTGTTGTCGGAGAGAATTTATCGCGAATTGGTGGAATTCACCTGGAAGATTCGCTCGGACCCGGAGCACGAGGTGCGATCGGCGGCGAATCGGTTCCTCGAGGAGTTCGCGAACGATCTGCAGTACGACGAGGCCATGATCGCCAAGGCCGAGCGGGTGAAGGCGGAGATCATGGGCCGCGAGGAGATCACCGGAATGGCCCGCGCCACCTGGCGGGCGGCCAAACGGATGATCTTGGAATCCGCCGACGACCCGCACAGCACGCTGCGCCGCAAGATCACCGAGAACGTGCAGCAATTGGGGCAGCGGCTGGTGGACGAGCCGCCGCTGCGGGAAAGGGTGGACTCCTGGGTGGAACGTGGTGTGCGATACCTGGTTTCCAACTACGGCGCCGAGATCGCGACGCTGATCAGCGATACGGTTGCCCGGTGGGACGCCGACGAGGCGAGTCGCAAGATCGAATTGCAGGCCGGGCGCGATCTGCAATTCATCCGGATCAACGGAACGGTCGTCGGATCGCTGGCGGGCCTGGCGATCTACGCCATTTCCCACGCGTTGTTCCCGGGCTGGTCGGCATAG